Proteins found in one Sporosarcina sp. FSL K6-3457 genomic segment:
- a CDS encoding ABC transporter ATP-binding protein, producing the protein MKSLKKLIRYVKPYTRFAILAPLLMCIEVAMDLLQPTIMQQMIDVGIANNNNAYVIKLGLLMLLTAVIGLIGGVGCTVYSTKAAVNFAADIRRDVFKKTERFSSKNTDSFGTGKLITIVTNDVTSVQQALMMTLRIFVRGPLLFIGAVVIVWFTARELFPVLLVAIPILMMLIYFFSVTSGKLFVKVQQAMDQVNTKLQETFAGIRVIKAFNRQDYEKEMFQQVNHTLTKRNMSAEQVILTLMPIMLFVVNVGIVIGMWMGAIKVNEGTLQVGVILAFINYLTIIMNGLMTSSHVLMQIARSFTSANRIVQVLDTNIDICEPDIPASLPEMKGQVEFRHVNFSYSKNGEHVLKNISFLAKAGETIGILGSTGSGKSTLVKLIPRLYDPDSGAIFIDGVNIKEYPLGILREAIGFVPQKATLFSGTIEENLYFGKEDATIVEMEGAAQSAAASEFIEKLDGKFAHELTQGATNLSGGQKQRLSMTRAFIREPKILILDDSTSAIDALSEAAVQQALQRDHLATTVFIISSKISSIIDADQILVIDDGMLEASGTHEELLAKSSVYRGIYATQSGKEAHV; encoded by the coding sequence ATGAAATCCCTAAAGAAATTAATTCGATATGTAAAGCCTTATACACGATTTGCCATTTTAGCTCCACTTTTAATGTGTATTGAAGTTGCGATGGACCTGTTGCAGCCAACGATTATGCAACAGATGATTGACGTGGGAATTGCGAACAATAATAATGCTTACGTCATTAAGCTTGGATTGTTAATGCTACTGACTGCTGTGATTGGTTTAATTGGAGGAGTTGGCTGTACGGTATATAGCACAAAAGCAGCTGTCAATTTTGCAGCGGACATACGCCGCGATGTATTCAAAAAGACAGAGCGGTTTTCTAGTAAAAATACAGATTCATTCGGAACAGGAAAATTAATTACTATTGTAACAAATGATGTGACGTCTGTTCAGCAGGCGCTTATGATGACATTGCGCATTTTTGTACGTGGACCGCTATTATTTATAGGAGCCGTTGTTATTGTTTGGTTTACGGCCCGTGAATTATTCCCGGTATTGCTGGTGGCGATTCCGATACTCATGATGCTGATTTACTTTTTTTCTGTTACTTCGGGAAAGCTATTCGTCAAAGTACAACAGGCAATGGATCAGGTGAATACCAAATTGCAGGAAACATTTGCGGGGATTCGCGTCATCAAAGCATTTAATCGACAGGATTATGAAAAAGAAATGTTCCAACAGGTGAATCATACATTAACAAAGCGCAATATGTCTGCGGAGCAAGTGATTCTTACCCTCATGCCAATCATGCTATTTGTCGTGAATGTAGGCATCGTGATTGGTATGTGGATGGGCGCCATCAAGGTTAATGAAGGCACACTGCAAGTTGGCGTCATTTTAGCTTTTATTAATTACTTAACGATTATTATGAATGGCTTAATGACGAGTAGTCATGTATTAATGCAGATTGCCCGGTCTTTTACTTCAGCTAATCGGATTGTGCAAGTTCTCGATACGAATATCGATATTTGTGAACCGGATATACCTGCTTCGCTTCCAGAAATGAAAGGGCAAGTAGAGTTTAGACACGTGAATTTTAGTTACAGTAAAAATGGAGAGCATGTGCTGAAAAATATTTCATTCCTGGCGAAAGCAGGGGAGACGATTGGAATCTTAGGTTCTACTGGCAGTGGTAAATCGACACTCGTCAAACTCATTCCACGTCTCTATGACCCGGATTCAGGGGCTATTTTCATCGATGGAGTCAATATTAAGGAATATCCTCTCGGAATATTGAGGGAAGCGATTGGTTTTGTGCCGCAAAAAGCTACGTTGTTTTCGGGAACCATTGAGGAGAATTTATATTTTGGGAAAGAGGATGCAACGATTGTAGAGATGGAGGGTGCAGCTCAGTCTGCAGCTGCAAGTGAATTTATTGAGAAATTGGATGGCAAGTTTGCACATGAGCTTACACAGGGAGCAACGAACTTATCTGGTGGGCAAAAACAACGTCTATCAATGACTCGGGCTTTTATCCGTGAACCGAAGATTTTAATATTAGATGATTCCACTTCAGCCATTGACGCATTATCGGAGGCTGCTGTTCAGCAAGCATTACAGCGAGATCACTTGGCTACGACGGTGTTCATCATATCCTCGAAGATCTCCTCAATCATCGATGCTGATCAAATTCTAGTCATCGATGACGGTATGCTTGAAGCAAGTGGTACACATGAAGAATTACTTGCGAAAAGTAGCGTGTATCGTGGAATTTACGCGACACAAAGCGGGAAGGAGGCGCATGTGTGA
- a CDS encoding PadR family transcriptional regulator, whose protein sequence is MKRRRGFVQLAILHLLREESMHGYQIMKELEHRSGGLYAASAGTVYPALQELLEQELIDLDPVSDKKTYVLQAKGIERLEDFASKREGDFWTEWKARWVWRNSDEAVQLKATMELWEAELRKSMKQVRQNPEKTAKLIAFLEEITARLQKEN, encoded by the coding sequence ATGAAAAGGCGGAGAGGGTTTGTCCAATTGGCAATTTTGCATTTACTGAGGGAAGAATCGATGCATGGCTATCAAATAATGAAGGAATTAGAACATCGTTCAGGTGGACTTTATGCTGCAAGTGCGGGCACGGTTTATCCGGCACTTCAAGAATTACTGGAACAAGAGCTGATTGATCTGGATCCGGTTTCAGACAAAAAGACGTATGTACTTCAAGCAAAAGGGATAGAGCGCTTAGAGGATTTCGCGAGCAAAAGAGAAGGGGATTTCTGGACTGAATGGAAAGCGAGATGGGTTTGGCGCAATTCAGACGAGGCGGTTCAGTTAAAAGCTACGATGGAACTGTGGGAAGCTGAATTGCGAAAATCGATGAAACAAGTGCGACAGAATCCAGAGAAAACAGCAAAGCTGATTGCTTTTTTGGAGGAAATAACAGCACGTTTACAGAAAGAAAACTGA
- a CDS encoding methyl-accepting chemotaxis protein, with protein MRKFNINKIKKMKLKKPELNKIGLKKVKLSQVYARFKIGQKYGIVFSFVMVLFLFSSLFTGYSVKSLMGFSKMVEEKNDVSIEIMEMSSIFKQKYIILTDVLTERDTKTTSTDYDEQIQLFNQTGEKVLAHLTTDEGKEIYDKIIFYSEQMDAFFKADILNTIAKFKQDDVRVDAFVQAELHKTATTYRNYSIERLNELKEITLADRQLLTEEMATKSTNAILLIWVTVLVVLISSTIALLLVSRMITNRFRLAVDFCKQLANGKLVDNRLNTDGKDEIAEIGSAMNEMADQLQQSISQLLTTTEVVTKMSQELKGNAEVSTEVNNQMTMAIVEVATGFDEQVRSSQTSNQTVLTMSSRLSEAIIQIQETLELTADTRDQIEKGAGYVTDSISQIEYIQTSVEKVAIIIHSLNQRSTEISSIVGLINSISNQTNLLALNATIEAARAGEHGKGFAVVADEVRKLAEQTANATKNIQNLLSASIEETKETVHEMEISTNSVEQGVQKVKEVGNVFAEILTSIHTLSNHNSHVGETIELIHENMDEMITTAEDIIKVSERSAERIEQIAAATEEQNASMQELLASSEELSSRADSLERSFEKFEV; from the coding sequence TTGAGGAAATTTAATATAAATAAGATTAAAAAGATGAAGTTGAAAAAGCCAGAATTGAACAAGATAGGGTTAAAAAAAGTGAAGCTTAGTCAAGTTTATGCTCGATTTAAAATCGGACAAAAGTATGGAATTGTATTTTCTTTTGTGATGGTTCTATTTCTGTTTTCATCATTATTTACCGGTTATTCGGTGAAAAGTTTAATGGGTTTTTCAAAGATGGTAGAAGAGAAGAACGATGTCTCGATTGAGATTATGGAGATGTCCTCGATCTTTAAGCAAAAATATATTATTCTTACTGATGTTTTGACGGAACGCGATACAAAAACAACCTCTACAGATTATGATGAACAAATTCAACTGTTTAATCAAACAGGGGAAAAAGTACTAGCACATCTCACGACTGATGAAGGAAAAGAGATTTATGATAAGATTATCTTTTATAGTGAACAAATGGATGCTTTTTTCAAAGCGGATATTTTAAATACAATTGCTAAGTTTAAACAAGATGATGTACGGGTTGATGCATTTGTACAAGCTGAATTGCATAAAACGGCGACAACTTATCGTAATTATTCGATTGAACGTCTGAACGAATTAAAGGAAATTACCTTAGCGGATAGGCAGTTATTAACCGAGGAAATGGCAACAAAATCTACTAATGCTATCCTATTAATTTGGGTCACTGTCTTAGTTGTACTAATAAGTTCAACGATTGCACTTTTATTAGTTAGCCGGATGATTACGAATCGATTTAGACTGGCAGTGGATTTTTGTAAGCAATTAGCGAATGGAAAACTTGTAGACAACCGCTTGAATACTGATGGAAAAGATGAAATTGCTGAGATTGGCTCTGCAATGAATGAGATGGCGGATCAGCTACAACAATCGATTTCACAATTGTTGACGACAACAGAAGTTGTGACAAAAATGTCGCAAGAGTTAAAGGGAAATGCGGAAGTTTCAACAGAAGTAAATAATCAAATGACGATGGCAATCGTTGAAGTGGCGACTGGTTTTGATGAACAGGTTCGTAGTTCACAAACGTCAAACCAAACAGTACTCACAATGAGCTCAAGGTTATCGGAAGCAATTATTCAAATACAAGAGACGTTGGAATTGACTGCTGATACTCGTGATCAGATCGAAAAAGGTGCGGGGTATGTAACAGATTCCATCAGTCAAATTGAGTATATTCAAACAAGTGTAGAAAAAGTGGCCATAATTATTCACTCTCTCAATCAAAGATCAACAGAAATCAGTTCGATTGTTGGATTGATTAATTCTATTTCTAATCAAACAAATTTATTAGCACTGAATGCGACAATTGAGGCAGCACGTGCTGGTGAACATGGAAAAGGCTTTGCAGTAGTAGCTGATGAAGTAAGGAAATTAGCTGAACAAACTGCGAATGCAACGAAAAATATTCAAAATCTATTAAGTGCTTCTATTGAGGAAACAAAGGAAACGGTTCACGAAATGGAAATTAGCACAAACTCGGTTGAACAAGGTGTTCAAAAAGTGAAGGAAGTAGGCAATGTCTTTGCTGAAATTTTAACTTCAATTCACACTTTAAGTAATCATAATAGCCATGTTGGTGAAACAATTGAATTAATTCATGAAAATATGGATGAGATGATTACAACTGCAGAAGATATTATTAAAGTATCTGAGCGTTCAGCGGAACGAATTGAACAAATAGCTGCAGCTACGGAGGAACAAAATGCATCGATGCAGGAGCTGCTGGCATCATCGGAAGAACTGTCATCGAGGGCGGATTCTTTGGAGAGGTCATTTGAAAAATTTGAGGTTTAA